In Candidatus Gastranaerophilales bacterium, a single window of DNA contains:
- a CDS encoding FAD-dependent oxidoreductase — MYNVAIIGAGPAGIFSALEIVKLKPDWKVVIVEKGQKIEKRKCLLREGYAQCPKCKKCGLLCGWGGAGAFSDGKLTLTPDVGGHLTEYMERNKVEDLLKYADELYLEHGATDEIFGLDKSTFADIERKATMAELKLIHSPVRHLGTERSLHVLKHMQDYLSDKITILNNVSAKNLIVENEQVKGFTTSDNQTIYADNIIIAPGREGADWLTKEFAENKIGMVSNAVDIGVRVELPAPVMQDITDKLYESKLVYYSPTFGDEVRTFCMNPNGEVVMENYNGIGTVNGHSYANKKTPNTNFALLVSKKFTEPFKEPIAYGQHVARLANMLSGGVLVQRFGDLLDGRRSTPERIASSIIKPTLACATPGDLSLVIPYRQMLSIIEMLYALDKIAPGVASRYTLLYGIEVKFYSARVKLTTDLETEGVKNLYAIGDGAGVTRGLLQASASGVHVARVICGK, encoded by the coding sequence ATGTATAATGTTGCTATAATTGGGGCAGGACCTGCAGGGATTTTTTCTGCTCTTGAAATAGTTAAGTTGAAGCCCGATTGGAAAGTTGTTATCGTTGAAAAAGGGCAAAAAATAGAAAAAAGAAAATGCCTTTTAAGAGAAGGTTACGCTCAATGTCCTAAGTGTAAAAAGTGCGGTCTTCTTTGTGGTTGGGGCGGAGCCGGTGCTTTTTCCGACGGAAAATTAACTCTTACTCCTGACGTCGGCGGCCATTTGACCGAATATATGGAAAGAAATAAGGTCGAAGACCTATTGAAATATGCTGATGAACTTTATCTTGAACATGGTGCAACTGATGAAATCTTCGGATTAGACAAATCAACTTTTGCAGACATTGAAAGAAAAGCCACAATGGCTGAATTGAAGCTTATCCACTCTCCGGTACGTCACCTTGGAACAGAAAGAAGCTTGCATGTTTTGAAACATATGCAAGATTATTTATCTGATAAAATTACTATTTTAAATAACGTAAGTGCTAAAAATTTGATTGTAGAAAATGAGCAAGTAAAAGGTTTTACGACCTCTGACAATCAAACTATATATGCCGATAATATCATCATAGCTCCAGGGCGTGAAGGTGCTGATTGGCTAACTAAAGAATTTGCCGAAAATAAAATCGGTATGGTAAGTAATGCCGTAGATATTGGTGTCAGAGTTGAGCTTCCTGCTCCTGTGATGCAAGACATAACAGATAAATTGTATGAATCAAAATTGGTTTATTATTCTCCGACATTTGGTGACGAAGTCAGAACATTCTGCATGAATCCGAATGGCGAAGTTGTTATGGAAAACTACAATGGAATCGGAACAGTAAATGGACACAGTTATGCAAACAAAAAGACTCCAAATACGAATTTTGCATTGCTTGTCAGTAAAAAGTTTACAGAACCGTTTAAAGAGCCGATAGCATACGGGCAACATGTTGCAAGATTGGCAAATATGCTATCAGGAGGTGTTTTGGTTCAAAGATTTGGTGATTTACTTGATGGTCGCCGTTCTACTCCTGAAAGAATTGCTTCAAGCATTATTAAGCCTACTCTTGCTTGTGCTACACCAGGGGATTTGAGCTTGGTTATTCCTTATCGCCAAATGCTTAGTATTATTGAAATGCTTTATGCGTTAGATAAAATTGCACCCGGAGTAGCTTCCAGATACACATTGTTGTACGGTATAGAAGTTAAGTTCTATAGTGCTCGTGTGAAGTTAACAACTGACCTTGAAACAGAGGGCGTAAAAAATCTATACGCAATCGGTGATGGTGCAGGCGTAACAAGAGGCTTGCTTCAAGCATCAGCTTCAGGCGTTCATGTCGCAAGAGTTATTTGCGGAAAATAA